A genomic region of Pseudomonas frederiksbergensis contains the following coding sequences:
- a CDS encoding GtrA family protein, translated as MDIRAAFHGFPRFVSVGLLNTLIHWTTFFVLNTVMSFRQASSNFVGFCLAVSFSFYANARYTFKQKTSVSRYLLFVGFMGILSYGVGSVADQLLLPGWMTLVVFSGISLVCGFFYSKYFIFRGREQ; from the coding sequence ATGGACATCAGAGCCGCATTTCACGGTTTCCCCAGATTCGTGTCGGTTGGCCTTCTTAATACGTTGATCCACTGGACGACGTTTTTTGTTCTGAACACGGTCATGAGTTTTCGTCAGGCATCCAGTAACTTTGTGGGTTTTTGTCTGGCCGTTTCATTTTCCTTTTATGCCAATGCGCGATACACCTTCAAACAAAAAACCAGTGTTTCACGCTATCTGCTGTTTGTCGGGTTCATGGGCATATTGAGTTATGGCGTGGGGTCTGTGGCGGATCAGTTACTGCTGCCGGGGTGGATGACGTTGGTGGTCTTCTCGGGTATCAGTCTGGTCTGCGGTTTTTTTTACTCGAAATATTTCATTTTTCGGGGGCGTGAGCAGTGA
- a CDS encoding amino acid permease: MPVGNHQPHGETAQGGPLKRELGERHIRLMALGACIGVGLFLGSAKAIEMAGPAIMLSYIIGGLAILVIMRALGEMAVHNPVAGSFSRYAQDYLGPLAGFLTGWNYWFLWLVTCVAEITAVAVYMGIWFPDVPRWIWALAALLSMGSINLIAVKAFGEFEFWFALIKIVTIIAMVVGGIGVIAFGFGNDGVALGISNLWSHGGFMPNGVQGVLMSLQMVMFAYLGVEMIGLTAGEAKNPQKTIPNAIGSVFWRILLFYVGALFVILSIYPWNEIGTQGSPFVMTFERLGIKTAAGIINFVVITAALSSCNGGIFSTGRMLYSLAQNGQAPAAFAKTSNGVPRRALLLSISALLLGVLLNYLVPEKVFVWVTAIATFGAIWTWVMILLAQLKFRKGLTPAERAALKYRLWLYPVSSYLALAFLVLVVGLMAYFPDTRVALYVGPAFLVLLTVLFYVFKLQPVSVSQGAARSAS, translated from the coding sequence ATGCCAGTCGGCAATCACCAGCCCCACGGCGAGACCGCTCAGGGCGGCCCGCTCAAACGCGAACTCGGCGAACGGCATATTCGCTTGATGGCGCTCGGCGCCTGTATCGGTGTCGGTCTGTTCCTCGGTTCAGCCAAGGCCATCGAAATGGCCGGCCCGGCCATCATGCTGTCTTACATCATCGGTGGTCTGGCGATCCTGGTGATCATGCGCGCCCTCGGCGAAATGGCTGTGCACAACCCGGTCGCCGGCTCGTTCAGTCGTTATGCACAAGATTATCTCGGTCCGTTGGCAGGCTTCCTCACGGGGTGGAACTACTGGTTCCTGTGGCTGGTGACCTGCGTCGCGGAAATTACCGCGGTGGCGGTGTACATGGGCATCTGGTTCCCCGATGTGCCGCGCTGGATCTGGGCGCTGGCGGCGTTGCTGAGCATGGGCTCGATCAATCTGATCGCGGTCAAGGCCTTCGGTGAATTCGAATTCTGGTTCGCCCTGATCAAGATCGTCACCATCATTGCGATGGTGGTCGGTGGTATCGGCGTGATCGCATTCGGCTTCGGCAACGACGGCGTTGCGCTGGGGATTTCCAACCTGTGGAGCCATGGCGGTTTCATGCCCAATGGCGTGCAGGGCGTGTTGATGTCCCTGCAAATGGTGATGTTCGCCTACCTGGGTGTCGAGATGATCGGCCTGACTGCCGGTGAAGCAAAGAATCCGCAGAAGACTATTCCGAATGCAATCGGCTCGGTGTTCTGGCGCATTCTGCTGTTCTACGTCGGCGCGCTGTTTGTGATTCTGTCGATCTACCCGTGGAACGAAATCGGCACTCAGGGCAGTCCGTTTGTGATGACCTTCGAGCGTCTGGGCATCAAGACCGCAGCCGGCATCATCAATTTCGTGGTGATCACCGCCGCGCTGTCGTCCTGCAACGGCGGCATCTTTAGTACCGGACGCATGCTCTACAGTCTGGCGCAGAACGGCCAGGCCCCTGCCGCTTTCGCCAAAACCTCGAACGGTGTGCCGCGTCGCGCCTTGTTGCTATCGATCAGCGCGCTGCTGCTGGGCGTATTGCTCAACTATCTGGTACCGGAAAAAGTCTTTGTCTGGGTCACTGCAATCGCTACCTTCGGTGCGATCTGGACGTGGGTGATGATCCTGCTGGCACAGCTCAAATTCCGCAAAGGTCTGACCCCGGCCGAACGTGCCGCTCTCAAGTACCGCCTGTGGCTGTACCCGGTGAGCTCCTACCTGGCGCTGGCGTTCCTGGTGTTGGTGGTTGGCCTGATGGCCTACTTCCCGGACACACGCGTTGCGCTGTACGTGGGACCTGCGTTCCTGGTGCTGCTGACGGTGCTGTTTTATGTGTTCAAGCTGCAACCGGTCAGTGTCTCGCAAGGTGCAGCGCGCTCGGCTTCGTAA
- a CDS encoding glucosyltransferase domain-containing protein: MKVANFLTKELLGREVFAFFLLATFVYVIPLILVDYYYIDDNWRSLEAGTAWAGQGRLFAELLYNALTFTSGAPNIFPLPLLIAVVAMALALTRLTLHYYKQPTVSGCLVLLPLWYNPFFLQNLSYQYDGSVMTLSLVAVMYAIVFRAKSAVLHIVLPGVLIAMAVGLYQISINVFLGLVGVELVRVASDSAPWKSGCSLLGVKFAQLVVGGVVYYVTAYQAIIPERLPLQEWSANGLARMGDNIGLVASKAILLFHGTNRWLMWAVLFCAAAGAVQVGIALYKRKDSVLHRVVLAVVCLLTLPVLLLLVSGAALLFRDFNEGARTLMGFAVLLVLLFYLSHRWLEAVQPRAGLLLAIPLLSMLSLSYAYGRVLNVQKEFATSALFSLGHDIASHQPLREAKRIYLSISYSNHWLSGATGSFELMPVLAYILNVDFFMLAENLPRVGITNVVPEKERRNATLAGYRRYAPLVDSKFYSIYLIGDYGFIVMKEVPSSGEDKW; this comes from the coding sequence ATGAAGGTGGCGAATTTTTTGACTAAAGAACTGCTCGGTCGTGAAGTGTTTGCGTTTTTTTTACTGGCCACGTTTGTTTATGTGATTCCTCTGATACTGGTTGATTACTACTACATTGACGATAACTGGCGGTCTTTGGAGGCCGGCACTGCCTGGGCAGGGCAGGGGCGCCTGTTTGCCGAGCTGTTGTACAACGCTTTGACCTTTACCTCGGGCGCGCCCAATATTTTCCCGTTACCCCTTTTGATTGCGGTAGTTGCCATGGCCCTGGCCCTGACTCGCCTGACACTGCATTACTACAAACAACCCACTGTTTCAGGCTGTCTGGTTTTATTACCCCTTTGGTACAACCCGTTTTTTCTGCAAAATCTGTCTTATCAATACGACGGATCGGTCATGACGTTGAGTCTGGTCGCTGTTATGTATGCAATTGTCTTTCGCGCGAAATCTGCAGTGCTGCACATTGTCTTGCCCGGCGTGTTGATAGCCATGGCGGTGGGGTTATATCAAATCAGTATTAACGTGTTTCTGGGTCTTGTCGGTGTCGAGTTGGTCAGAGTGGCCAGTGACAGTGCGCCCTGGAAATCAGGGTGTTCGTTACTGGGAGTGAAGTTTGCACAGTTGGTCGTGGGCGGAGTTGTTTACTACGTCACGGCGTATCAGGCAATTATTCCAGAACGCTTGCCGTTGCAGGAGTGGAGTGCTAATGGGCTTGCCCGGATGGGCGATAATATCGGGCTCGTGGCGAGTAAAGCGATCCTGTTATTTCATGGAACCAATCGTTGGTTGATGTGGGCTGTGCTGTTTTGCGCCGCGGCCGGGGCCGTGCAGGTCGGGATCGCGCTGTACAAGAGAAAAGACAGTGTGTTGCACCGAGTGGTGTTAGCGGTGGTGTGCCTGCTGACATTGCCTGTATTGCTATTACTGGTGTCGGGCGCTGCGCTGTTGTTCAGGGATTTCAATGAAGGCGCACGAACCTTGATGGGGTTTGCAGTGCTGCTGGTGTTGTTGTTCTATCTGAGCCACCGCTGGCTGGAGGCTGTTCAGCCACGGGCGGGTCTACTGCTGGCGATACCTCTGCTGAGCATGCTGTCGCTGTCGTATGCCTATGGGCGTGTTCTGAATGTGCAGAAGGAGTTTGCCACCAGCGCGTTGTTTTCGCTTGGACATGACATCGCTTCACATCAGCCACTGCGCGAGGCCAAACGCATCTACCTGTCGATCAGCTACTCCAATCACTGGCTGTCGGGTGCGACGGGTTCTTTCGAGTTGATGCCGGTGCTGGCTTACATCTTGAACGTGGATTTTTTCATGTTGGCCGAAAACCTGCCCAGGGTCGGTATCACCAATGTCGTTCCAGAAAAGGAACGGAGAAATGCGACGCTGGCAGGTTATCGAAGGTACGCGCCGCTGGTGGACAGCAAGTTCTATTCTATTTATCTGATTGGCGATTATGGCTTCATCGTTATGAAGGAGGTGCCGTCTTCCGGAGAGGATAAGTGGTAA
- a CDS encoding putative quinol monooxygenase, which translates to MLKVIAQDFIKPEHIGTVRPWYTELVEKTRQEPDCIAYDLFVDQKNPGHFIFVEQWPNQAALDAHCQSEHFRRLVPQINRYQAKDCIVVLMDEF; encoded by the coding sequence ATGCTGAAAGTGATTGCCCAGGATTTCATCAAACCCGAACACATCGGAACCGTACGCCCGTGGTACACCGAACTGGTGGAAAAAACACGACAGGAGCCGGATTGCATCGCCTACGACCTGTTCGTCGACCAGAAAAACCCGGGGCATTTCATCTTCGTCGAACAATGGCCGAATCAGGCCGCGCTGGATGCTCATTGCCAGTCGGAGCACTTCAGAAGGTTGGTGCCGCAAATCAACCGCTATCAGGCCAAAGATTGCATTGTTGTGCTGATGGATGAGTTCTGA
- a CDS encoding glycosyltransferase family 2 protein encodes MKISLIVPVFNEEQAINLFYQAVRQELSIADCDIEIVFINDGSSDQTAAQAKALALADEHVLVINFSRNFGKEPALFAGLEYATGDAVIPMDVDLQDPINVIPLLIREWKNGADVVLAKRHDRTADGYMKRHSAALFYHLLNRIAYTRIEENVGDFRLMDRKVVNVIRTLPEHRLFMKGILSWAGFNTAVVEYERAQRVAGTTKFNVWKLWNLALEGITSFSTVPLQLWTYVGSAISLFAIVYAIYMVLDKIFFGNNVPGYPSLMTAVLFLGGVQLIGIGILGEYVGRIYIESKHRPRYVVKDIVGGQGKREL; translated from the coding sequence GTGAAGATCTCGCTGATTGTTCCCGTGTTCAATGAAGAACAGGCGATTAACCTGTTTTATCAGGCTGTTCGTCAGGAACTGTCGATCGCTGATTGTGACATCGAGATCGTGTTCATCAATGACGGCAGTTCCGACCAGACTGCAGCGCAGGCCAAAGCCCTCGCGTTGGCTGACGAGCATGTGCTGGTCATCAACTTTTCGCGCAATTTCGGCAAGGAACCCGCGTTATTTGCCGGGTTGGAGTACGCCACTGGCGACGCGGTGATCCCGATGGATGTCGACTTGCAGGACCCGATCAATGTGATCCCTTTGTTGATTCGGGAGTGGAAGAACGGGGCTGATGTGGTGCTTGCCAAGCGCCACGATCGCACCGCCGACGGTTATATGAAACGGCACAGCGCGGCACTGTTCTATCACCTGTTGAACCGAATCGCTTATACCCGGATAGAAGAGAACGTTGGTGATTTTCGATTGATGGATCGCAAGGTCGTGAACGTGATTCGCACGCTCCCGGAGCACCGGCTGTTCATGAAGGGCATCCTTTCGTGGGCGGGTTTCAATACCGCCGTCGTCGAGTATGAACGGGCCCAACGCGTGGCGGGCACCACCAAGTTTAACGTCTGGAAACTGTGGAATCTGGCGCTGGAAGGTATTACGTCTTTTAGTACGGTGCCCTTACAGTTGTGGACGTATGTCGGTAGCGCCATTTCACTGTTTGCAATTGTCTATGCCATTTACATGGTGCTGGACAAGATTTTCTTTGGTAATAACGTGCCGGGTTATCCTTCGTTGATGACCGCTGTTTTATTTTTGGGCGGTGTTCAACTGATCGGTATTGGCATATTGGGTGAGTATGTGGGTCGAATTTATATTGAATCGAAACACCGGCCGAGGTATGTGGTGAAAGATATTGTGGGTGGTCAAGGTAAGCGCGAGCTGTAA
- a CDS encoding PadR family transcriptional regulator — MRDHHSHREHTDGRDGFEKRPGPARERGGRGPRVFAPGDLKLLLLALIAEQPCHGYDLIRQIESMFDGAYCPSPGVIYPTLTFLEESEMILGDADGGKKRYSITDAGRLSLSEQAIALDGVRMRIEVSKRSLRGQDRPAEIHEAVHNLRHALQMHHGRWSPEEILRVRDLLNNTAKAIVDGPVVQPFQEKAE, encoded by the coding sequence ATGAGAGACCATCATTCCCACCGCGAACACACTGACGGCCGCGACGGCTTCGAAAAACGCCCCGGCCCCGCTCGAGAACGCGGCGGACGCGGCCCCCGGGTATTCGCCCCAGGCGATCTGAAACTGCTGCTGCTGGCGCTGATCGCCGAGCAGCCGTGCCACGGCTACGACCTGATCCGCCAGATCGAAAGCATGTTCGATGGCGCCTACTGCCCCAGTCCCGGCGTGATCTATCCGACCCTGACCTTCCTTGAAGAAAGCGAAATGATCCTCGGTGACGCCGATGGCGGAAAAAAACGCTACAGCATTACCGATGCCGGTCGTCTGTCGTTAAGCGAGCAGGCGATTGCCCTGGACGGCGTGCGCATGCGCATCGAGGTCAGCAAGCGTTCGTTGCGCGGGCAAGACCGCCCGGCCGAGATCCACGAAGCAGTGCACAACCTGCGTCATGCCTTGCAAATGCATCACGGTCGCTGGAGCCCGGAAGAAATCCTGCGGGTGCGCGACCTGCTCAACAACACCGCCAAAGCCATCGTCGATGGCCCTGTCGTTCAACCCTTTCAGGAGAAGGCCGAATGA
- a CDS encoding OpgC family protein → MTQGRDLRIDFFRGLALIFIFWDHVPHNPLAHFTVRNFGFSDAAEIFVFLAGYAAVLAYGKIARRDGWLVATVKILRRAWVLYVVHIFLLAMLMGIVFFANSHVETRDLVQEMGLHYFLSNPQQALVDELLLRFKPNLMDPLPLYILLLLGLPLVLPMLLRKAEYVVGLSVVLYMLAPWFQWNLAATDGGVWFFNPMAWQLLFILGGAAAIHGQRPLVPDARTLPRQPLFVAAAAYLLIAGLIALSWKWPTVHDAFMPRMLGEWLYPISKTNLSPARLLHFLALAYVIAKLLPNSGWTQNWLARQSCRMGRYSLEVFCLGVLLAPLADMLNALADDALAMQIFSALLGAGLMAVLAAWLDWNKRLNRPAHVAAA, encoded by the coding sequence ATGACCCAAGGACGCGACCTTCGCATCGATTTCTTTCGCGGACTGGCACTGATCTTCATTTTCTGGGATCACGTACCACACAACCCTCTCGCCCATTTCACGGTGCGCAATTTCGGTTTCAGCGATGCGGCAGAGATCTTCGTGTTTCTGGCGGGCTACGCGGCGGTGCTGGCCTACGGCAAGATTGCCCGACGCGATGGTTGGCTGGTGGCCACGGTGAAAATCCTGCGCCGCGCCTGGGTGCTGTACGTGGTGCATATCTTTCTGTTGGCGATGCTGATGGGCATCGTGTTTTTCGCCAATAGCCACGTGGAAACCCGTGATCTGGTACAGGAAATGGGCCTGCACTACTTCCTCAGCAACCCGCAGCAAGCATTGGTCGATGAGCTGCTGCTGCGCTTCAAACCCAACCTGATGGACCCGTTGCCGCTGTACATTCTGCTGTTGCTCGGGCTGCCGCTGGTGCTGCCGATGTTGTTGCGCAAGGCCGAGTACGTGGTGGGGTTGTCGGTGGTGCTGTACATGCTGGCGCCGTGGTTTCAATGGAACCTGGCGGCAACCGACGGTGGCGTGTGGTTCTTCAATCCTATGGCCTGGCAGTTGCTGTTTATCCTGGGGGGAGCAGCGGCGATTCACGGTCAGCGACCGCTTGTACCGGACGCCCGCACCTTGCCGCGTCAGCCGCTGTTTGTCGCGGCAGCGGCCTATCTGCTGATTGCCGGACTGATCGCCCTGTCGTGGAAATGGCCGACGGTGCATGACGCGTTCATGCCCCGGATGCTGGGTGAATGGCTGTATCCAATCAGCAAGACCAACCTGTCACCGGCGCGACTGCTGCACTTTTTGGCGCTGGCGTACGTCATTGCCAAGCTCTTGCCCAACAGCGGCTGGACGCAAAACTGGCTCGCGCGGCAAAGCTGCCGAATGGGGCGTTACTCGCTGGAGGTATTTTGTTTGGGTGTGCTGCTGGCGCCGCTGGCGGACATGCTCAATGCGCTGGCAGACGATGCGTTGGCGATGCAGATTTTCAGCGCCCTGTTGGGGGCGGGTTTGATGGCGGTACTGGCGGCGTGGCTGGACTGGAACAAGCGGCTGAACCGGCCGGCACACGTGGCCGCCGCTTAA
- a CDS encoding transglycosylase domain-containing protein yields MGALWQSDSSKTVEPTDRVEEAPLPKKTRRPRYAWRLFWLLLLIILVALGLAASKEMRTSKLQAREFSQFAASLNYSMQSGPSDSIFYPGEGPFDKRLGYSSLGEFLPRLLKRNYMIAAQTRFSPKLFNYSEKGFFVPYAEKIQAGLTITDCRALPLYQYNYPQQLYSSFAAIPPLVVHSLLFIENRDLLDPKQPLANPAVDWPRFGKAAWSQVAKLFHMPGQTAGGSTLATQLEKYRHSPDGLTVSGSEKIRQMISASVRAYQDGPQTFTARQNIVRDYLNSVPLSAVPGHGEVHGMAEGLRVWYGADFNQVNKTLTSVASDPLSLSQRGLALRQVLSLMIAQRRPSHYLFKGHDELADLTDSHIRLLAQNAVIDTPLADAALASKVTYRDWQQQPTLQPIESNKGISVARSRLAALLNRPLYDLDRLDLSATSTLQYDLQTKATEYLKHLADPTYAAQLGLLGEHLLTPTSTTQVRYSFTLFERTPDGSRVRVQTDSTDQPFDINEGSKLELGSTAKLRVLTSYLQIISELHDRYGAKTPAELKKTDVPDQDRITRWAVDYLIQNTDRSLPKMLDAALNRTYSANPGESFFTGGGLHTFHNFRKEDNGRSPTLRDALRESINLPFIRLMRDLVRYSTYSGPNSSGQLLNDDENPRRQEYLAQFADHEGTAFLLRFWKKYQKKDTQARLETFLDGMHPTAIRLAAVHRYLLPEASQESFNSFVRAHLKAAKSTDKNIDRTTGKLNEKLTDERLERLYKTYGPGAFDLPDQGFIAKVHPLDLWLMGYLLNNPDAKFSQIVKASEFERQEVYSWLFKSRHKSARDSRIRTMLEIEAFLDIHQRWQAVGYPFDHLVPSLATAIGSSGDRPAALAELIGTILNDGVRMPTLRIDSLHFAADTPYETKVINDPDKGKRVMPSEVATAMREALSQVVDAGTAKRVAGTFKLPDGTPLAMGGKTGTGDNRIEAFGTGGRVLSSKSINRTATFVFYIGEHHFGTLTAFVPGVSAQAFKFTSALPVQVLKGMAPILTPYLQPGNNTLCQPAEVARR; encoded by the coding sequence ATGGGCGCTTTATGGCAATCCGATTCGAGTAAAACTGTGGAACCAACTGATCGCGTGGAAGAAGCGCCTTTACCGAAAAAAACTCGTCGCCCCCGTTATGCCTGGCGGTTGTTCTGGTTACTGTTACTGATCATTCTGGTCGCGCTCGGTTTGGCAGCCTCCAAGGAAATGCGCACCTCGAAACTGCAGGCGCGCGAATTCAGCCAATTTGCCGCTTCGCTGAATTATTCGATGCAATCCGGTCCCAGCGATTCGATTTTCTATCCGGGCGAAGGGCCTTTCGACAAGCGCCTGGGCTACAGTTCTCTGGGTGAGTTCTTGCCACGCTTGCTCAAGCGCAACTACATGATCGCCGCGCAAACCCGATTTTCGCCGAAACTGTTCAACTACAGCGAGAAGGGTTTCTTCGTGCCCTACGCGGAGAAAATCCAGGCCGGTTTAACCATTACCGACTGCCGCGCGTTGCCGTTGTATCAGTACAACTATCCGCAGCAACTGTATTCGAGCTTTGCGGCGATCCCTCCGCTGGTGGTGCACAGCCTGCTGTTCATCGAGAACCGCGACCTGCTCGATCCCAAACAACCCTTGGCCAACCCCGCCGTGGACTGGCCGCGTTTTGGCAAGGCCGCCTGGTCGCAAGTCGCCAAACTGTTCCACATGCCGGGTCAGACTGCCGGCGGCAGCACCCTCGCCACTCAGCTGGAAAAATACCGCCACTCGCCCGATGGTCTCACGGTGTCAGGCAGTGAAAAAATCCGCCAGATGATTTCCGCCAGCGTGCGCGCTTATCAAGATGGCCCGCAAACCTTCACGGCTCGTCAGAACATCGTGCGCGATTACCTCAACAGTGTGCCGCTGTCGGCGGTGCCCGGTCACGGTGAAGTGCATGGCATGGCCGAAGGGTTGCGCGTGTGGTACGGCGCCGACTTCAATCAGGTCAATAAAACCCTGACAAGTGTTGCCAGCGACCCGCTGAGTCTGTCTCAACGCGGTCTGGCCCTGCGTCAGGTGCTATCGCTGATGATCGCCCAGCGCCGACCTTCACACTATTTGTTCAAGGGTCATGACGAACTGGCAGATCTCACCGACAGCCACATCCGCCTGCTCGCACAGAACGCCGTGATCGACACCCCACTGGCTGACGCCGCACTGGCCAGCAAGGTGACCTACCGCGACTGGCAACAACAACCGACCCTTCAGCCGATTGAATCCAACAAGGGCATCAGCGTTGCGCGCAGTCGACTGGCCGCCCTGCTCAATCGCCCTTTGTATGACCTCGATCGCCTCGACCTGTCGGCCACCAGCACCTTGCAGTACGACCTGCAAACCAAGGCCACCGAGTACCTCAAGCATCTGGCCGACCCAACCTACGCGGCGCAATTGGGCCTGCTTGGCGAACACTTGCTGACGCCTACCAGCACGACTCAGGTGCGCTACAGTTTCACCCTGTTCGAGCGCACCCCCGATGGCTCGCGCGTGCGCGTGCAAACCGACAGCACCGATCAGCCCTTCGACATCAACGAAGGCAGCAAACTGGAACTGGGCTCCACCGCCAAACTGCGGGTGTTGACCAGCTACCTGCAGATCATCTCCGAACTGCATGACCGCTATGGCGCCAAGACACCCGCCGAGCTGAAAAAAACCGACGTCCCCGACCAGGACCGGATTACCCGCTGGGCCGTCGACTACCTGATCCAGAACACTGACCGCAGCCTGCCGAAAATGCTCGATGCGGCGCTCAACCGTACGTACTCGGCCAACCCCGGCGAGTCATTTTTCACTGGCGGCGGCCTGCACACCTTTCACAACTTCCGCAAGGAAGACAACGGCCGCAGCCCAACCCTGCGCGATGCCCTGCGCGAATCGATCAACCTGCCGTTCATTCGGCTGATGCGCGACCTGGTGCGCTACAGCACTTACTCGGGGCCCAACAGCAGCGGCCAATTGCTCAATGATGACGAGAACCCGCGGCGTCAGGAATATCTGGCGCAATTTGCCGACCACGAGGGCACCGCGTTTTTGCTGCGCTTCTGGAAGAAGTACCAGAAGAAGGACACCCAGGCTCGCCTCGAGACCTTCCTCGACGGCATGCACCCGACGGCAATTCGTCTCGCGGCGGTGCACCGCTACCTGCTGCCCGAGGCCAGCCAGGAAAGCTTCAACAGCTTTGTGCGGGCGCATCTGAAAGCGGCCAAAAGCACCGATAAAAATATCGACAGAACCACCGGTAAGCTCAACGAAAAACTCACTGACGAGCGCCTCGAAAGACTCTATAAAACCTACGGTCCGGGCGCCTTTGACCTGCCCGACCAGGGGTTTATCGCCAAGGTCCACCCACTGGACCTGTGGCTGATGGGCTACTTGCTGAACAACCCCGACGCCAAGTTCAGCCAGATCGTCAAAGCCAGTGAATTCGAGCGTCAGGAAGTCTACAGCTGGCTGTTCAAGAGCCGGCACAAGAGTGCCCGCGACAGCCGCATCCGGACCATGCTGGAGATCGAAGCATTCCTCGACATTCACCAACGCTGGCAAGCCGTCGGCTACCCGTTCGATCATCTGGTACCGTCATTGGCCACTGCCATCGGCAGCTCCGGCGATCGGCCAGCGGCTCTGGCCGAGCTGATCGGTACGATCCTCAACGATGGCGTGCGTATGCCGACCCTGCGCATCGACAGCCTGCATTTCGCCGCCGACACGCCGTATGAAACAAAGGTGATCAACGACCCGGACAAAGGCAAGCGAGTCATGCCGTCCGAAGTGGCAACGGCGATGCGCGAAGCGTTGTCGCAAGTGGTGGATGCCGGCACCGCCAAACGGGTCGCCGGTACGTTCAAACTGCCGGACGGCACTCCACTGGCCATGGGCGGCAAGACCGGCACCGGCGATAACCGCATTGAAGCCTTCGGTACCGGCGGAAGGGTTCTGAGCTCGAAATCGATCAACCGCACCGCGACCTTCGTGTTCTACATTGGCGAGCATCACTTCGGCACCCTGACTGCCTTCGTGCCTGGCGTCTCGGCCCAAGCCTTCAAATTCACCTCGGCGTTGCCGGTGCAAGTACTCAAGGGCATGGCGCCGATTCTCACACCGTATCTGCAACCGGGGAACAACACGCTATGTCAGCCTGCCGAGGTAGCGCGACGCTAA